The following DNA comes from Mastomys coucha isolate ucsf_1 unplaced genomic scaffold, UCSF_Mcou_1 pScaffold11, whole genome shotgun sequence.
CTCGCTCTTCGTGGCTCAGAAGATGTACAGGTAAAGGGCCGAAGTAGCTCCACCAGGAGTGTGCATTGGGGGTGCTGTCAAAGGACACCGGGCGTCGGAAGTCGCAGACCAGAGTTTGAGTGACCTTGGATTCATTGTCATACCCCGAGTGTGGTTGGTCTTCTGCAGCATGGAGTTCTTACCGGCAGGGTTGTTAGCAGGCTAAAGTTACTATACACGAGGCTTATGAGAGCGCACTGTAATCACTAGGTAATTActgctcctcttgcctctgctagGACTCTGGTGCAAGGAATGGGTAGGGTACGCTTTCAGAAAATTGGGGGCTGTACTGTATTGGAAGTCCTGTCTCAGGTTCGGCCCTGGCCAGATTGCCTGCTTTTCTTTGCATGGCTCCACATGCACTCTCCCCCTGCAGATTTTCCAGGGCAGCATTGTGGATTGGGACCACTTCCTTCATGATCCTGGTTCTTCCTGTTGTCTTTGAGACAGAAAAGTTGCAAATGGAGCAACAACAGCAACTGCAGCAACGGCAGGTAAGCACATGCTCTTGGCTTTGGGCCAGCGGCAGAGCCCCAAGGAGATTGGCACTTGACTCCAAATGGGAGTGGGTCTCTGTACTTGTAGGTGCTCATTAGTGTAGAATTTGCCTACCCTTCATGTGTGACAAAAGAGACCTACTGAAACTATACAGTGTCTTAAcagtcttattttttcttttccagatacTTTTAGGGCCTAACACAGGGCTGTCAGGAGGAATGCCAGGGGCTCTACCTCCACTTCCTGGAAAGATCTAGATTCTTACTTCGGTATTTGTCCTTGTGGGAGAACTTTGAAATTCATTTGTGTTTGAACTGCTGAttgaactttttattcttttttttttttaaaccttggcACATAGATCTATTTGAAGGTAGTGGGAACTTTCTCCGTTTCTCATGGAGAGACCCCAGGTACACCTGTGCCCTTCATAATGAATGCCCTCACTTCCTGTTCTCACTCCGATGCTGGAGTACAGCCATGTGGAAGGTTATCCCACTCTCCTTTAATAAATTGCTCCTAAGGAAGTTCTTACGTGCCCATTGTGGGAAAGAAGTAAGTACCCCTGACcataaggactttttaaaaaatggaaatgtctAGGACATGTGAGCAGTGTGGGACTGACAACATCCATTACACCTGTAGTACAGAACAGTCACCAGGATCCATCCCTGTGCGTGCCGGAGAGAAGGGAGGCTGGCTGGAGCGCTAGCCAGAGGGGGCTGGGCAGGGCCACCACTCATTTCCTCTGCAGTTTGCCTCTTAGACCAGTGTATGTATAAAAAAGAAGTCAGCGCTcactttttgtatttaaatattaaaagaagtcgAACTGAAAGTGTCATTGCTGTGTTTGTGATAGTATTTCACACCTAGGTTGTTTTAGAAAGCCAGGGACATTGCCTGCCAAATTTCCTCTTGCTTAAGCCAGTGCCTCTGTTTCAACCTCATTTCATGCTTCTAAGTTAGTGGagtttgcccttttttttttttaggtagagtttctttgtgttgtcctggccatcctggaactcaatgtatagaccaagctggcctcaaaaaagcttttttttttcctttttatttttggtgtgtgtgtgtgtgtgtttctttgtgtagccctggctgtcctggaacttcatttg
Coding sequences within:
- the Tomm22 gene encoding mitochondrial import receptor subunit TOM22 homolog, giving the protein MAAAVAAAGAGEPMSPEELLPKAEAEKAEEELEEDDDDELDETLSERLWGLTEMFPERVRSAAGATFDLSLFVAQKMYRFSRAALWIGTTSFMILVLPVVFETEKLQMEQQQQLQQRQILLGPNTGLSGGMPGALPPLPGKI